A DNA window from Parabacteroides johnsonii DSM 18315 contains the following coding sequences:
- a CDS encoding TonB-dependent receptor, with amino-acid sequence MYRVYLFVIGICMCCPLIRAKEPLSLLVDPTPTVTLDMKRVPLQDILLEIEKQTGLFFSYESSMLKEFRHVSLTVRDESLSYCLKRLFGPLPLVYRMTGHYVILKRKPRQYTISGFVRDSASYESLIAATVVERSSGKGSVSNNYGFYSITLPPGKVVLSSSYVGYEPCSVTFELTRDTMIDLSLSPAGVLGEVVIKGISPRSDVLNSRVGVSDVPASRVKSLPALLGETDVVKTLQRLPGVTGGTEGMSGLFVRGGDGDDNLFLLDGNPVYHTDHVLGFFSAFNPDAVKNATFYKGSFPAEYGGRLSSVIDVRTNEGNRKEYHGNISVGLLAARANLEGPIIKDRSSFNVSVRRTWMELITWPVMTAVNKKADTEVKGGYHFYDMNAKIDYSFTDRSRAYLSFYMGSDSYRNGEDSKDIHGEDRDFRWRWGNLIGSAGWNYLINRKLFATFTGGYTRYRSHIIQKQNAFVSSADKSGQVYFQEGHYRSAMEDVNLRASFDYRPNVDHRIRMGSDYLFHLFRPEQSNMSSWYKDSVVSQMNNTVFSHSLIHGHEVSLYAEDEMLLTDRLRVNAGLRFTLFHVQGETYQSFQPRFSARYLLGRNLSAKVSYTKMNQYIHLLSNSYISQPTDIWVPVTGNIRPMHAHQVTGGLFWHYKGLDFSAEGYYKRMNNLVEYKDNGPVLPSFAGWEDRVGVGKGRSYGLELIVQKKTGRFNGWIGYTLSWSDRWFPDGTVNKGHRFPSKYDNRHKVDIVTSYKLSKKVELTAAWMYKSGNHLTIQDVQYRPLPELTERGYREELGWGYGQNASSRNNYQLPAYHRLDLGVNFYRYKKNGRMGIWNLSLCNAYFKANPFSVRPVYYQTEKGREVVLEQTLLFLFVPSISYTYKF; translated from the coding sequence ATGTATCGTGTTTACCTATTTGTCATCGGGATTTGTATGTGTTGCCCGTTGATCAGGGCGAAAGAGCCATTGTCCCTGTTGGTGGATCCGACTCCTACTGTTACGCTGGATATGAAGCGGGTGCCGTTACAGGATATTTTGTTAGAGATCGAAAAGCAGACCGGTCTGTTTTTTTCCTATGAATCGTCGATGTTGAAAGAATTTCGCCATGTTTCGTTAACGGTGCGCGACGAGTCTCTTTCCTATTGCCTGAAACGGCTGTTCGGCCCTTTACCTCTTGTTTACCGGATGACGGGGCATTATGTGATATTGAAACGGAAACCCCGGCAATATACTATCAGCGGGTTTGTGCGGGATTCCGCGTCCTATGAGAGCCTGATTGCGGCAACCGTGGTGGAGCGTTCTTCCGGGAAAGGGTCGGTTTCCAATAATTACGGTTTTTATAGCATTACGTTGCCTCCGGGGAAAGTGGTGCTGTCTTCTTCTTATGTTGGCTACGAGCCCTGTTCCGTTACATTCGAGTTGACCCGAGACACGATGATCGATCTCTCCCTATCGCCTGCCGGGGTACTGGGGGAAGTCGTGATAAAAGGAATTTCTCCCCGGTCGGATGTTTTGAACAGTCGGGTAGGGGTGTCGGATGTTCCGGCAAGCCGGGTGAAATCGTTGCCGGCCCTGTTGGGCGAAACGGATGTTGTCAAGACTTTGCAACGGCTACCGGGTGTGACCGGAGGAACAGAAGGCATGAGTGGCTTGTTTGTGAGGGGAGGCGATGGCGACGATAACCTGTTTCTGCTTGATGGAAATCCGGTCTATCATACAGACCATGTGCTAGGCTTCTTTTCGGCTTTCAATCCGGATGCAGTGAAGAATGCCACTTTTTATAAAGGAAGTTTTCCGGCGGAATACGGCGGGAGACTTTCTTCTGTTATAGATGTGCGTACGAACGAGGGAAACCGGAAAGAATATCACGGGAATATCTCGGTCGGCTTGCTGGCGGCGAGGGCCAATCTCGAAGGGCCGATCATCAAAGATAGGTCTTCATTCAACGTGTCGGTGCGGCGTACCTGGATGGAACTGATCACTTGGCCGGTCATGACGGCTGTGAACAAGAAGGCCGATACCGAAGTGAAAGGCGGATACCATTTCTACGACATGAATGCCAAAATCGATTATTCTTTTACGGACCGCAGCCGTGCCTATCTGAGCTTTTACATGGGAAGCGACAGTTACCGTAACGGCGAGGACTCGAAAGACATACATGGCGAAGATCGGGACTTCCGCTGGCGTTGGGGAAACCTGATCGGGTCTGCCGGGTGGAACTACCTGATCAACCGGAAACTGTTTGCCACTTTTACCGGAGGATATACCCGCTATCGTTCACATATTATCCAAAAGCAAAATGCATTTGTCTCTTCGGCAGATAAGAGCGGACAGGTCTATTTCCAGGAAGGGCATTATCGTTCGGCTATGGAAGATGTGAATCTGAGAGCCTCTTTCGATTATCGCCCGAATGTCGACCACCGGATCCGGATGGGAAGTGATTACCTGTTCCATCTTTTCCGTCCCGAACAGAGCAATATGAGTTCTTGGTATAAGGATTCGGTTGTTTCGCAAATGAATAATACGGTCTTTTCGCATTCCTTGATTCATGGCCACGAGGTTTCCCTGTATGCTGAAGACGAAATGTTACTGACCGATCGGTTGCGGGTGAATGCCGGGCTGCGCTTTACCCTTTTCCACGTACAAGGAGAGACGTATCAGTCGTTCCAGCCTCGTTTTTCCGCCCGCTACCTGTTAGGGCGGAACCTGTCGGCAAAAGTGTCCTATACGAAGATGAACCAATATATCCATTTATTGTCCAACAGTTATATCAGTCAGCCGACGGATATTTGGGTACCGGTTACCGGGAATATCCGTCCGATGCATGCGCACCAGGTGACGGGTGGCCTCTTTTGGCATTATAAAGGATTGGATTTCTCTGCTGAAGGCTACTACAAACGGATGAATAATTTGGTGGAATATAAGGATAACGGTCCGGTTTTACCCTCTTTTGCAGGCTGGGAAGACCGGGTTGGAGTGGGCAAAGGGCGTTCTTACGGTCTGGAACTGATAGTACAGAAAAAGACCGGGCGGTTTAACGGATGGATCGGGTATACACTCTCCTGGTCCGACCGCTGGTTTCCGGATGGAACGGTCAACAAGGGGCATCGTTTCCCCTCCAAATACGACAACCGGCATAAGGTCGATATCGTTACTTCCTACAAACTGTCTAAAAAGGTGGAACTGACGGCAGCCTGGATGTATAAGTCCGGTAATCACCTGACGATTCAGGACGTGCAATACCGTCCGTTGCCGGAGCTGACGGAGCGTGGCTACCGGGAGGAGCTTGGGTGGGGATATGGCCAGAACGCGAGTTCGCGCAACAATTACCAGCTTCCGGCTTACCACCGGCTTGATTTGGGCGTCAATTTCTATCGGTATAAGAAGAACGGGCGTATGGGAATCTGGAACCTGAGCCTTTGCAATGCTTATTTTAAGGCGAATCCTTTTTCGGTCCGTCCTGTTTATTATCAAACGGAAAAGGGCCGGGAGGTTGTGTTGGAACAGACCTTGTTGTTCCTTTTTGTCCCTTCCATCTCTTACACATATAAATTCTGA